The following are encoded together in the Vigna unguiculata cultivar IT97K-499-35 chromosome 2, ASM411807v1, whole genome shotgun sequence genome:
- the LOC114174595 gene encoding uncharacterized protein LOC114174595, which produces MKGTNFIHRRQSMASNGIVREILTRYNYEEWKILMKNYLRGENLWDVVEGGSALAPNDADKDAKVLHIIQLSCAPNMFDEIKHFESAQIAWNHLAAVCGYEFTAQSHIRRGVVSDNVNQHKKLYEFVEKGDWSGTRSYLREEREAIFWVPSSGRTVLHVATMEGHLKIVDGLVKLGKEALLEKQDEDGNTALALAAGYTGDMDIAKRIVNAEGGVGVLALPNNKGEIPLLLAANSGHKKMTRFLFLRTPPHILQQQSSRNRVLLLERCIQAHIFDVALKMLESYPELPTESISYGFGGLHELARMSSSFSNVAEVPDSESLQTLVYNLTDRTLLNFVLILLNVSWKLIMEFAIRGPQTGQRIQMVLQIVEETIFGQNKNEVPQILKYYKDRVAKFNSSQLGEASVNNAMLDAAKHGNVEFIKAMKEANHDLLWAMDNHGRGIFSYAVLYRKHNVFQLMQTLCGNKYAINYTTDMFGNNLLHLAARLGPFSDLNRRPGAALQMQREIQWFKAVEEVVHLKCREEKNNEGKKPREIFIETHKELMKDGEKWAKETAGTFAIVGVLVITVMFAAVFTVPGGYNPDTGVPIFVNKGAFTVFIISDVVSLFASIISVLIYVDIQTSRYAEIDFLQRLPLKIMSGLGFLSMSLVLMMVAFCAALSIVLQKSRNYVYLFEAVLILIIFPFGLILPSQLRLLLETFAFITSNPIAGSRNSRKHGFIRRILYC; this is translated from the exons ATGAAAGGGACAAATTTCATTCACAGAAGGCAGAGTATGGCATCCAACGGAATAGTTCGTGAAATTCTCACAAGGTACAACTACGAAGAATGgaaaattttgatgaaaaattatttgagaGGAGAAAATTTGTGGGATGTTGTTGAGGGTGGTTCTGCTTTAGCACCCAATGATGCAGACAAAGACGCAAAGGTTCTACATATCATTCAACTATCATGTGCACCTAACATGTTTGATgaaattaaacattttgaatCCGCACAAATAGCTTGGAATCATTTGGCTGCAGTTTGTGGTTATGAATTTACTGCTCAATCGCATATTAGACGCG GTGTAGTATCCGACAATGTTAATCAGCACAAAAAACTGTACGAATTTGTGGAGAAGGGTGATTGGAGTGGCACAAGATCATACCTTCGAGAAGAACGTGAGGCCATATTTTGGGTTCCGTCTTCGGGTAGAACGGTTCTCCACGTTGCAACAATGGAAGGGCATTTGAAAATTGTGGATGGATTGGTGAAGCTAGGAAAGGAGGCATTACTAGAAAAACAGGATGAGGATGGTAATACTGCTCTTGCTCTTGCTGCTGGTTACACCGGAGACATGGATATAGCAAAGCGCATTGTAAATGCAGAAGGTGGCGTGGGAGTGCTGGCTTTACCCAACAATAAGGGTGAGATCCCACTTCTTTTGGCTGCTAATTCAGGACATAAAAAAATGACTCGCTTCCTTTTTCTAAGAACTCCTCCCCATATCCTACAACAACAGTCTTCACGCAACCGAGTTTTGCTTTTGGAAAGATGCATCCAAGCGCATATATTTG ATGTGGCTTTGAAAATGCTGGAATCTTACCCGGAACTGCCTACAGAATCCATATCCTATGGCTTTGGGGGCCTTCATGAATTGGCTCGAATgtcttcttcattttcaaatgTCGCTGAAGTCCCTGATTCTGAATCTTTACAGACATTAGTTTACAATTTGACAGATC GTACTTtactcaattttgttttgatactTTTGAACGTGTCTTGGAAGCTTATTATGG AATTCGCAATTAGGGGACCCCAAACTGGACAGAGAATTCAGATGGTTCTACAAATAGTTGAAGAGACTATATTTGGACAAAACAAGAATGAAGTTCCACAAATATTGAAATACTATAAAGATAGAGTTGCGAAGTTTAATAGTTCACAGCTTGGGGAAGCTTCGGTGAACAATGCCATGTTGGATGCAGCGAAGCATGGAAATGTTGAGTTCATAAAGGCTATGAAGGAGGCTAACCATGACCTTTTATGGGCAATGGACAACCATGGAAGAGGCATATTTTCGTATGCGGTTCTTTATCGCAAACACAATGTGTTCCAACTCATGCAAACTCTCTGTGGAAATAAGTATGCAATTAACTACACAACAGACATGTTTGGCAATAACCTGTTGCACCTGGCGGCACGATTAGGACCTTTCTCTGATCTGAATCGCAGACCCGGTGCGGCTCTGCAAATGCAAAGAGAAATTCAATGGTTTAAG GCAGTGGAGGAAGTTGTGCATCTGAAGTGtagggaagaaaaaaataatgagggTAAGAAGCCTCgtgaaatatttattgaaacaCACAAGGAGCTGATGAAAGATGGAGAGAAATGGGCGAAAGAAACAGCGGGGACCTTTGCAATTGTGGGTGTTCTCGTCATAACTGTCATGTTTGCTGCAGTCTTCACTGTTCCAGGAGGATACAATCCAGACACTGGAGtgccaatttttgtaaataaaggAGCATTTACTGTGTTTATTATAAGTGATGTAGTATCTCTATTTGCTTCTATAATTTCAGTATTGATATACGTTGACATTCAGACATCACGTTACGCTGAAATAGACTTCCTACAAAGATTACCCTTGAAGATAATGTCAGGCCTTGGGTTCCTTTCCATGTCCCTGGTGCTCATGATGGTTGCATTCTGTGCTGCACTTTCTATAGTTCTACAAAAATCTAGGAATTACGTTTATCTCTTTGAAGCAGTCCTCATATTGATAATCTTTCCATTTGGTTTAATTCTACCATCTCAGCTTAGACTTCTACTTGAGACTTTTGCATTTATAACATCAAATCCCATCGCTGGAAGCCGAAACTCAAGAAAGCACGGTTTCATCAGAAGAATTTTGTATTGTTAA